The Theileria orientalis strain Shintoku DNA, chromosome 3, complete genome genome window below encodes:
- a CDS encoding DNA primase large subunit, producing the protein MGILQDSSEDNQIYHNCFYKGFKHVMSFYNDAPFYGEIDLRSIQEIAAKRLALLQFIDSRSEIKIKSHKTKEFEPLKYDQKTTERLNEIEDKMLEYGFMMPVVLYSKEDLYEHVTVAQTDVVSHFILRLAFCRDRERSEWFIKNECKLFDIRLERLRSVKIQEVDGVDKLETFLANQGVKYDTIKNPNLTGNYTSKEATEFNDMVKFRTDFNTIDKVYLVSIRIQSKSIGAILSRCLSAGEDETSIAKRVSLQQSIRFLSENQSLLESNVFSDERLSGFLKLLPGAYLGNDYSKFNYSDENRLSLSNINQIYKLTFPPCMRRLFSNYLRTHHLKHWGRQQLWLFFKGAGMTLEEHAYNIRHMYGKEGRRANYPPYSCSKIINTLPGNVAGSVHGCPFKELDAKNLYTLLKEFGLQPNQMDPIIDIKNTHQYQLACVEYFNQTTPNGCADGVGTHPNIFFQASFKARFTKEKATEEAENKSETTAAEVAE; encoded by the exons ATGGGTATCTTGCAGGACAGTTCCGAGGATAATCAAATATACCACAACTGTTTCTACAAGGGATTCAAGCACGTTATGTCGTTCTATAACGATGCGCCCTTTTATGGAGAAATTGACCTGCGAAGCATACAGGAAATCGCAGCAAAACGACTCGCTC TTTTGCAATTCATCGACTCGAGAAGTGAGATTAAAATCAAGTCACACAAGACGAAGGAGTTCGAGCCGCTTAAATATGATCAGAAAACAA CCGAGAGGTTGAATGAAATCGAAGATAAGATGCTGGAGTACGGGTTCATGATGCCAGTCGTGCTATACAGCAAGGAAGATCTGTACGAACACGTGACAGTGGCACAAACGGACGTGGTATCGCACTTCATTCTCAGACTGGC ATTCTGCAGAGATAGAGAAAGGAGCGAATGGTTTATAAAAAACGAATGTAAACTGTTCGATATAAGGCTTGAGAGGCTGAGGAGCGTGAAAATACAGGAGGTGGACGGAGTCGACAAGCTGGAGACGTTCCTGGCAAACCAGGGGGTGAAGTACGACACG ATAAAAAACCCTAACTTGACTGGAAACTACACGTCGAAGGAAGCCACGGAGTTCAACGACATGGTTAAGTTCAGAACAGATTTCAATACGATCGACAAGGTGTACCTCGTAAGTATCAGAATACAATCAAAATCAATAGGTGCCATTTTATCCAGATGCCTCTCAGCTGGTGAGGATGAGACTAGTATCGCTAAAAG AGTGTCGTTGCAACAGTCGATTCGCTTCTTAAGTGAGAATCAATCGCTACTGGAGTCGAACGTGTTTAGCGACGAAAGGTTGTCAGGGTTCTTGAAGTTGTTGCCAGGGGCATATTTGGGCAACGACTACTCTAAATTCAACTACAGCGACGAAAATAGGTTGTCACTATCGAACATTAATCAG ATTTATAAACTCACATTCCCGCCGTGTATGAGGAGACTCTTTTCAAACTACCT AAGAACACATCATCTGAAGCACTGGGGAAGACAGCAGCTATGGCTATTTTTCAAA GGTGCTGGTATGACTCTGGAGGA GCACGCCTATAACATACGACATATGTACGGCAAAGAGGGTCGAAGAGCCAATTACCCACCTTACAGTTGCTCGAAGATAATAAATACTCTCCCA GGAAATGTGGCTGGCAGTGTACATGGATGCCCGTTTAAAGAGTTGGATGCCAAGAACTTGTATACTTTGTTAAAGGAATTTGGACTACAAC CAAATCAAATGGACCCAATCATCGAcataaaaaacacacaccAGTATCAACTAGCATGCGTAGAGTATTTTAATCAGACGACGCCTAA
- a CDS encoding uncharacterized protein (SPla/RYanodine receptor SPRY domain containing protein): MKAEDEAPIGSLSSPSKFKKAIPNTQQDSKLKKNGVDDEHTPRFSYKFKDKNIKLSSDRLTATGHKGWTSVFSTHCASSGKWYYEVKMNSDYKNLKFVGHDASIKQTIKGHARVGYACRYQRYDMPVGVNTYGFSVSDVDGKAFYERVKYPYAVPFGTGDVIGCYISLEKPTTDFNDPRDDLKLYEFLRGTAHVDMPVQTECCQPEFILTIFNKWPNVSGSHAVFTLSELNEANCDLRYPRLDFKIYDGHYHPAVSLYMGACVTINLGMLPGKHPFVGPDFQYKPPEDFLPCCLMDRPLIT; the protein is encoded by the exons ATGAAAGCTGAGGATGAAGCTCCTATTGGAAGTCTGTCGTCGCCTTCCAAGTTTAAAAAGGCAATCCCGAATACTCAGCAGGATTCcaagctgaagaagaatg GTGTGGACGATGAGCATACGCCTAGATTCTCCTATAAGTTTAAggataaaaacattaaactGTCTTCGGATAGATTGACAGCCACTGGCCATAAG GGCTGGACTTCCGTATTCAGTACACATTGTGCTTCTAGTGGAAAATG GTACTATGAAGTTAAAATGAACTCTGACtataaaaacttaaaatttgtgGGCCACGACGCGTCGATAAAACAGACGATCAAGGGCCACGCGAG GGTCGGATACGCCTGCAGGTACCAGAGGTACGACATGCCAGTCGGGGTCAACACGTACGGATTCTCAGTCTCAGACGTGGACGGCAAAGCGTTCTACGAGCGAGTGAAGTACCCCTACGCGGTTCCATTCG GCACTGGAGACGTGATCGGCTGTTACATTAGCCTGGAGAAGCCGACGACGGACTTCAACGACCCGAGGGACGacctgaagctgtacgAATTTCTCAGAGGTACTGCGCACGTTGATATGCCCGTTCAGACGGAATGCTGT CAACCCGAATTCATACTCACAATTTTCAATAAATGGCCAAATGTAAGTGGCTCGCACGCTGTGTTCACACTATCCGAGCTCAACGAAGCTAACTGCGATCTTAGGTACCCACGGCTggactttaaaatttacgaCGGACACTACCACCCGGCAGTCTCATTGTACATGGGAGCGTGCGTGACCATCAATCTAGGTATGCTGCCAGGTAAACACCCCTTCGTAGGACCTGACTTTCAGTACAAGCCTCCCGAAGACTTCTTGCCGTGCTGTCTCATGGACAGACCACTAATCACTTAA
- a CDS encoding dehydrodolichyl diphosphate synthase: protein MISVARPMLRVNHLALIIDGNRRYAKYMSIKPSEGHMKGFHKLLEIIEFSSLLGVKTVTIYGFSLQNFNRTRVEISELLNMIVEMSGEGSQLDGFTKRVRCRVRFCGDFSFLGKDIRNILNKISEDTSEFNKITLNICASYGARNEIANALKKTSSTRLFRPP, encoded by the exons ATGATAAGTGTGGCCAGGCCCATGCTACGGGTCAATCACCTGGCCCTCATCATCGACGGGAACAGAAGATACGCAAAATATATGAGTATTAAGCCTTCTGAAGGACACATGAAAGGATTCCACAAGCTATTAGAG ATTATTGAGTTCAGTAGTCTTCTAGGGGTAAAGACGGTTACAATATACGGATTCTCGCTACAAAACTTCAATAGGACTCGTGTAGAGATATCTGAGCTACTTAACATGATCGTGGAAATGTCTGGAGAAGGCTCGCAACTAGA TGGGTTCACAAAAAGGGTTAGGTGCCGAGTCAGATTCTGCGGAGACTTCAGTTTTCTGGGCAAAGATATAAGGAACATTCTGAATAAGATCTCGGAAGACACATCGGAATTTAACAA GATAACTCTGAATATTTGTGCCTCATACGGAGCCAGGAATGAAATCGCGAACGCgttgaaaaaaacaagCTCAACAAGGTTGTTTAGACCACCCTGA
- a CDS encoding protein disulphide isomerase has translation MRRNFMCKTLFLYSLFSLTNLVNYSKIYCDAKAEQDHVKALTDETFDKFISQHKLVMVKFYADWCVHCKSMAPEYAQAAKTLHEEKSEVVLAKVRNEEGQKLMEKYSVRGFPTVYFFKNGTELEFNGSRDAKGIVDWVKEMSKPGVTFLEDPSALPTDYTYVLSYTNYTLADAESQNVSALYAKYLKESDKYRAYAKFYNLESTHKDASSWNKWRKTKEWEHWKTFSKKQPEWHKVVEALEKKEEEYKNKELKEEYVVYHPGEGYTRFEGSTEEELEKFLAAETLDLFSEIYQENYMFYLSSGLDLGWFCGTKEDYEKHKEVFRKVGRALRHQSTFVWVDSEKFTTIKEVFVLTELPALAYQTASGRYLLQPNTPSAGKTYSFSTFEKVLEFYHDVKTGTVPKSVRSEEEPKDNTGPVKVVVGNTLEKLFTEKKNVLLMIHAPHCQHCKSFLPVYEEFATTNKDNDSLIFASFNGDANESSVDEVNWEAFPTLLYFKAGERVPVKFSGERTAEGLREFVVQNGGLVHDVHTEL, from the exons ATGAGACGTAACTTTATGTGCAAGActctttttttatattcacttTTTAGCCTGACcaatttagtaaattattCAAAGATTTATTGTGATGCCAAAGCAGAACAAGATCACGTTAAGGCATTGACTGATGAGacttttgataaatttataagCCAACATAAGTTGGTGATGGTAAAATTTTACGCAGACTG GTGCGTCCATTGTAAGAGTATGGCCCCCGAATACGCCCAGGCAGCTAAAACACTACACGAAGAGAAGTCGGAAGTAGTGCTCGCAAAAGTGAGAAACGAAGAAGGGCAGAAGTTGATGGAAAAGTACTCAGTGAGAGGATTCCCAACAGTTTACTTCTTCAAAAACGGAACAGAATTGGAATTCAATGGCTCCAGAGAC GCCAAGGGGATAGTAGATTGGGTTAAGGAAATGTCGAAGCCAGGAGTGACCTTCCTGGAAGACCCTTCGGCACTGCCAACTGACTATACCTACGTACTGTCGTACACAAACTACACGCTGGCAGACGCAGAGTCGCAGAACGTAAGCGCACTGTACGcaaagtacctgaaggagtcAGACAAGTACCGAGCATACGCGAAGTTCTATAACCTGGAATCAACACACAAGGACGCATCCTCATGGAATAAGTGGAGAAAGACGAAGGAGTGGGAACACTGGAAGACATTCTCGAAGAAGCAGCCGGAGTGGCACAAAGTAGTGGAGGCACTggaaaagaaggaggaggagtacaagaacaaggagctgaaggaggagtacGTAGTGTACCACCCAGGAGAGGGGTACACGAGGTTCGAAGGAAGcacggaggaggagctggaaaaatTCCTAGCGGCGGAAACGCTGGACCTCTTCTCAGAAATATACCAGGAAAACTACATGTTCTACCTGTCGTCAGGGCTGGACCTGGGCTGGTTCTGCGGAACCAAGGAGGACTACGAAAAACACAAGGAAGTGTTCAGAAAGGTGGGCAGAGCGCTGAGGCACCAGAGCACGTTCGTGTGGGTGGACTCGGAAAAATTCACAACCATCAAGGAGGTGTTCGTGCTCACAGAGCTGCCAGCACTGGCGTATCAAACGGCCTCAGGACGCTACCTGCTGCAGCCGAACACGCCCTCAGCAGGGAAGACGTACTCGTTCAGCACATTCGAAAAGGTGCTCGAGTTCTACCACGACGTTAAGACGGGCACAGTGCCCAAGTCGGTGCGCAGCGAGGAGGAGCCGAAGGACAACACGGGCCCAGTGAAGGTCGTGGTAGGAAACACGCTCGAGAAGCTGTTCacggagaagaagaacgtGCTGCTGATGATACACGCGCCGCACTGCCAGCACTGCAAGTCATTCCTGCCAGTCTACGAGGAGTTCGCGACCACGAACAAGGACAACGACTCGCTCATCTTCGCAAGCTTCAACGGGGACGCAAACGAGTCGAGCGTGGACGAAGTTAACTGGGAGGCATTTCCAACGCTCCTCTACTTCAAGGCGGGCGAAAGGGTGCCCGTGAAGTTCTCGGGCGAGAGGACTGCCGAGGGCCTGAGGGAGTTCGTGGTCCAGAACGGCGGACTCGTGCACGACGTCCACACCGAGCTTTAA
- a CDS encoding uncharacterized protein (2OG-Fe(II) oxygenase domain containing protein) has translation MSDDTNDKSDSFTEFKETKLVECDCTFESFGNVDKVVTESEDGYDIKCVRRSSLIIEGKNSERRLEKFYISIDPYVSLILNILEDEWIDHLIAVDGSRWVSSQTSKGLTDSHPDTYTTTVSKTRKSLSVIFEHFEDEIISKIERRVALVAGIDVSHLEKLVMVKYGPGDYFKQHHDGGFRSHTILLYLNGTFLPDIRSCLDTDGGETVFPRIGISIKPIANSAVFWENLTSDGEMDHRLIHAGTTPKSGIKYVVNCFFNVEPVRLM, from the exons ATGTCTGATGACACAAACGATAAATCGGATAGCTTCACAGAATTCAAAGAAACCAAGCTAGTGGAGTGTGACTGTACTTTCGAATCCTTCGGGAATGTGGACAAGGTGGTCACCGAGTCCGAGGATGGCTACGACATTAAGTGTGTACGGAGAAGTAGTCTGATTATCGAGGGTAAAAACTCAGAAAGACGACTGGAGAAGTTTTACATAAGCATCGACCCCTATGTCTCtctgattttaaatattcttGAGGACGAGTGGATAGATCATCTCATCGCGGTCGACGGGAGCAGGTGGGTCAGCAGCCAGACCTCAAAAGGACTAACCGACTCTCACCCT GACACGTACACCACGACTGTGAGCAAGACTAGGAAAAGCCTCAGCGTTATTTTCGAGCACTTCGAGGACGAGATAATCAGCAAGATAGAGAGGCGAGTCGCACTGGTCGCCGGCATTGACGTCAGTCACTTGGAAAAACTCGTAATGGTCAAGTACGGCCCCGGCGATTACTTCAAGCAGCACCACGACGGCGGATTCCGATCGCACACCATCCTCCTTTATCTTAACGGTACGTTCCTACCAGATATCCGATCCTGCTTAGATACTGACGGGGGAGAGACCGTATTCCCTAGAATTGGGATATCTATCAAGCCCATTGCCAACAGTGCGGTGTTCTGGGAAAACTTAACCAGCGATGGCGAGATGGACCACAGACTGATCCATGCTGGCACCACTCCGAAGAGtggaataaaatatgtagtAAATTGCTTCTTCAACGTTGAGCCGGTCAGACTAATGTGA
- a CDS encoding U6 snRNA-associated sm-like protein, whose protein sequence is MAPILEQYIESNVFVISVDGRVFVGVLKGFDQLTNLVLYNCLERVYHPEAPVEELELGVYILRGDNVVLVGEVDLDIDRSMAGIEAIPLKPVVY, encoded by the exons ATGGCCCCTATTTTGGAGCAGTACATCGAAA GTAACGTGTTTGTTATATCAGTGGACGGACGAGTTTTTGTTGGAGTGTTGAAGGGATTCGACCAGCTCACCAACCTTGTTCTATATAACTGCTTGGAACGAGTATATCACCCCGAGGCGCCAGTAGAGGAGCTAGAACTGggagtgtatatattaagaGGCGATAACGT AGTACTCGTCGGAGAGGTTGATTTGGATATCGACAGGAGTATGGCCGGCATAGAGGCCATACCGCTTAAGCCAGTAGTGTACTGA
- a CDS encoding uncharacterized protein (leucyl-tRNA synthetase, class Ia, bacterial/mitochondrial family protein), with product MILVYVRGAILIYTWILLFKCGILVSTSIRSKKSLKIFSSELVNSNSFDLLRQCRRNLSFLHTYRAYREDFESKKLIDTKRPVKLRLLQEIEENYQDFEYNFPRYETKWQKFWDETNLFSTEEIDVSIHEVEESQPCEAKQGRFKHKSVVYRDWNPDGRINDDSLTHFQNFDGIDYRTSNEDEKVCDYASLSSGSRYSSQFLSGNHGRAHDDSITNHIVAKDDKEDLNDIEGQENRQKYYILAMIPYPSGKGLHVGHLLGYTAVDVVARYKRLNNYHVLNPMGFDCFGIPTEIYSESVNKTPQEVTSENVRNFRKQLKSMGFSFDFSREVLTSDVDYYRWTQWIFQNMFLKGLAYVDKGYVNYCPGLRSELSNEEIKHGKSVRGDHDVYKRLRTMWKLKITDYARRLYDDLSSVDYPEKLKNLQKKWIGPKQGYLIRLLVEEGGGLVPKASSGEGPRCLYGFVDDVSKCVDMESVEVPVLLENVLDYCSRDKEEEVRALLEESLKMSNVDLADESNRRRIYSGMSALNPYNSSKVPIYVTNSLINTNRDINCKINVEDSKGRGEDAGVSEAEKDLKEADWCKPYLHFNIKDWEFSRNRGWGEPIPSGADMDFKRQMLEKLPLVLNEKIKETMPQWAGSSWHYLRFVDPYNQNEIFSRRKASYWLPVDLYIGGVEHAVSHLLYSRFWNKFLYDIKVSPVSEPFKKIILHGVIKTVRFYVDRENAVCGESSGYYGEVVEEEQVEVPPGMVMKYKNKYVLKGDRSVEVKVRMKKMSKSRGNVINPEEIIKRYGSDTLRLHLLFLGPIEKDKVWSTESINGVYRLLRSIHSFYTECLRENGYGKISANMSVRPDGEVANALSGGEGVPEHRFDDDSAADSTSKQTNAMYSSGGVRTSNEAAVDSMVDREVALEVNRFIDNVTRDIEHVKLNKISEFFSFLKRMQKWRQEGRLRSRVLDTFLVMLSPFAPHLAEELWHRKHLNSASPNAESTLCSEGNLSEGGSVSMGKNYRSIALERWPEKINVL from the exons ATGATATTGGTTTACGTTAGGGGCGCTATCTTGATTTACACTTGGATTCTGCTATTTAAATGTGGAATATTGGTATCAACGTCAATACGATCTAAAAAATCACTGAAAATATTTTCCTCAGAACTTGTCAACTCTAATTCATTTGATCTGTTGCGCCAATGCAGAAGGAACCTGAGTTTTTTGCACACATATCGTGCCTATAGAGAGGATTTTGAgtcaaaaaaattaattgaCACTAAAAGGCCAGTGAAATTAAGGCTACTTCAAGAAATCGAGGAAAATTACCAGGattttgaatataattttccTCGATACGAAACTAAGTGGCAAAAGTTCTGGGATGAAACAAACCTGTTCTCCACGGAGGAAATTGATGTATCTATCCATGAAGTAGAAGAATCCCAGCCGTGCGAGGCTAAACAAGGGAGATTTAAGCATAAATCCGTTGTTTATAGGGATTGGAATCCTGACGGCCGTATCAATGATGAttcacttacacattttcagaATTTTGATGGAATCGATTACAGGACATCAAATGAAGATGAGAAAGTGTGTGATTATGCTAGTCTAAGCTCGGGATCGAGATATTCAAGCCAATTTTTGAGTGGGAACCATGGGAGGGCACACGATGACTCAATAACAAACCATATAGTGGCCAAAGACGACAAAGAAGACTTAAATGATATTGAGGGTCAAGAGAATAGACAGAAATACTATATATTGGCCATGATTCCATACCCGTCAGGAAAGGGACTCCATGTAGGACACCTGCTAGGCTACACAGCAGTGGACGTGGTGGCGAGATACAAAAGACTTAACAATTATCATGTGCTGAATCCCATGGGCTTCGATTGTTTTGGAATCCCGACAGAGATTTATTCGGAAAGTGTGAACAAGACTCCCCAGGAAGTGACGTCGGAAAACGTCAGAAACTTCAGAAAACAGCTCAAGAGCATGGGATTCTCATTCGATTTCTCAAGAGAGGTGCTGACGAGCGATGTTGACTACTACAGGTGGACCCAGTGGATATTCCAAAACATGTTTCTGAAGGGTCTGGCGTACGTGGACAAGGGGTACGTTAATTACTGCCCAGGACTGAGGTCGGAGCTATCCAACGAGGAAATAAAACACGGGAAGTCGGTGAGAGGGGATCACGATGTGTACAAGAGGCTGAGGACGATGTGGAAGCTGAAAATAACCGATTACGCAAGGAGACTGTACGATGACTTGAGCTCAGTGGATTACCCTGAAAAACTGAAAAACTTACAAAAAAAATGGATCGGGCCAAAGCAAGGATATTTAATAAGGTTATTGGtggaagaaggaggaggattGGTCCCAAAAGCCAGTAGTGGAGAGGGTCCAAGATGTCTTTATGGGTTTGTGGATGATGTGAGTAAGTGTGTCGACATGGAAAGCGTGGAAGTGCCAGTACTGCTAGAAAATGTACTCGATTACTGCTCAAGGGataaagaagaggaggtTAGAGCACTCTTGGAGGAAAGTTTGAAGATGAGCAACGTGGATCTGGCAGATGAAAGTAACAGAAGGAGAATATACAGCGGTATGAGTGCATTGAACCCCTATAACAGTAGCAAAGTGCCAATATACGTGACAAATTcattaataaacacaaacagggatataaattgtaaaataaatgtagaGGATTCAAAGGGTAGAGGTGAGGATGCGGGAGTATCTGAGGCTGAAAAGGATCTAAAAGAAGCAGACTGGTGTAAACCGTACCTCCACTTCAATATCAAGGACTGGGAGTTTAGTAGAAACAGAGGCTGGGGAGAGCCAATACCA TCAGGGGCAGATATGGATTTTAAGAGGCAGATGCTGGAAAAGCTACCTCTGGTActaaatgaaaaaataaaggagaCAATGCCGCAGTGGGCGGGAAGTAGCTGGCACTACCTGAGATTCGTGGACCCCTACAACCaaaatgaaatatttagtaGGAGGAAGGCATCATACTGGCTGCCAGTGGATCTGTACATAGGAGGAGTGGAGCACGCAGTGTCGCACCTGCTGTACAGCAGGTTCTGGAACAAGTTTCTGTACGACATCAAGGTCTCGCCAGTCTCGGAGCCGTTTAAGAAGATAATACTGCACGGAGTCATTAAAACGGTGCGTTTCTACGTGGACAGAGAA AATGCAGTATGCGGCGAGTCCTCAGGATATTATGGTGAAGTCGTGGAAGAGGAACAAGTGGAAGTGCCGCCAGGAATGGTGAtgaagtataaaaataagtacGTGTTGAAAGGTGATAGAAGCGTGGAAGTGAAGGTgaggatgaagaagatgtcTAAGTCACGAGGAAACGTGATAAACCCGGAGgagataataaaaaggtacGGAAGCGACACGCTGAGGCTGCACCTGCTGTTTCTAGGACCAATAGAGAAGGACAAGGTGTGGTCGACAGAGTCGATAAACGGAGTGTACAGACTGCTGAGGTCGATACATAGTTTCTATACCGAGTGCCTGAGGGAAAACGGGTACGGTAAAATCAGTGCAAACATGAGTGTTCGTCCCGACGGTGAAGTGGCTAACGCCCTCAGCGGAGGCGAAGGAGTCCCTGAACATCGATTTGACGATGATTCGGCTGCCGATTCCACAAGTAAACAAACAAACGCAATGTACAGTAGTGGTGGAGTCAGAACAAGCAATGAGGCAGCCGTTGATTCAATGGTCGACAGGGAGGTGGCGCTGGAAGTGAACAGGTTCATAGACAACGTAACGCGGGACATAGAGCACGTGAAgctgaataaaatatcagaGTTCTTCAGTTTCCTAAAAAGGATGCAAAAGTGGCGTCAGGAGGGCAGGCTGAGGTCCAGAGTCCTGGACACTTTCCTAGTCATGCTAAGTCCGTTCGCGCCGCACCTGGCCGAGGAGCTGTGGCACCGGAAGCACCTGAACTCTGCTTCCCCGAACGCTGAAAGCACACTCTGCAGTGAGGGGAATCTGAGCGAGGGCGGCAGCGTCAGTATGGGCAAGAACTACAGGAGCATTGCACTGGAAAGGTGGCCcgaaaaaataaatgtactatag